A single region of the Silene latifolia isolate original U9 population chromosome 8, ASM4854445v1, whole genome shotgun sequence genome encodes:
- the LOC141594765 gene encoding agamous-like MADS-box protein AGL61: MTILAKKESRGRQKIKMAKIKNPNHLQVTFSKRRVGLFKKASEICTLCGVEAFIIIFSPAKKLFSFGYPDVESLVDRFLSRTTSSQSSRKNPTKPESVPQNSSLCELNSQLTRIIDLLEAEKNRGEMIDNMRKSSQWWWEAPIDKLGLHELELLNASLEDLKNNVATHAMFLEESNSSSSIISMDNNGAEVSEHLNLKSIEAKIEGFCFPYQQAHNSYAPMFY, translated from the coding sequence ATGACAATATTGGCAAAAAAGGAATCAAGAGGTCGCCAAAAGATTAAAATGGCGAAAATTAAGAATCCAAATCACCTTCAAGTAACCTTCTCGAAACGTCGGGTAGGGCTTTTTAAGAAGGCCAGTGAAATATGCACTCTATGTGGAGTAGAAGCCTTTATCATAATCTTTTCCCCGGCcaaaaaactcttttcttttggATACCCTGATGTTGAATCCTTAGTTGATCGTTTCCTTAGCCGTACCACATCCTCTCAATCATCCCGTAAAAATCCTACCAAACCTGAGAGTGTTCCCCAAAATTCTAGTCTTTGCGAACTTAACTCGCAATTGACTAGGATAATCGACCTTCTTGAGGCCGAGAAGAACAGGGGAGAAATGATCGACAATATGAGAAAATCGAGCCAATGGTGGTGGGAGGCACCTATCGATAAACTCGGTTTACATGAGTTAGAATTGTTGAATGCTTCATTGGAAGATCTTAAGAACAATGTAGCCACTCATGCTATGTTTTTGGAAGAGAGTaactcttcatcatcaattaTAAGCATGGATAACAATGGTGCTGAGGTTTCGGAACATCTTAATCTCAAGTCTATTGAGGCCAAAATTGAAGGGTTTTGCTTTCCATATCAACAAGCTCACAACTCTTATGCACCCATGTTCTACTAA
- the LOC141596504 gene encoding nuclear transport factor 2-like isoform X1 — MATETPKISVEVIGKAFVNRFYQILHTTPELAYKFFKDSSTMSRPGPTGDLMTVTTLEGIKDLILSSDCKNCKTEILTTTTQASYMDEITISVTGCLTGQDNVGRKFTESFFLAPQDNGYFVHNDVFKFITEDSSPNTDSVEVNCVEHELAEPVSSCGIRRRQKRKIQ; from the exons ATGGCGACTGAAACGCCGAAGATCAGTGTTGAGGTTATAGGGAAGGCTTTTGTTAATCGGTTTTACCAGATTTTGCACACTACGCCAGAGCTTGCCTACAAATTTTTCAAAGATTCGAGTACAATGAGTCGTCCTGGTCCCACCGGCGATTTGATGACTGTTACAACCTTGGAA GGGATTAAGGATCTAATACTCTCATCAGATTGCAAAAATTGCAAAACCGAGATACTGACCACAACTACTCAAGCCTCTTATATGGATGAGATAACTATCTCGGTGACCGGTTGCTTAACCGGACAAGACAATGTTGGAAGGAAATTCACTGAATCCTTCTTTTTAGCTCCTCAAGATAATGGTTATTTCGTGCATAATGAtgtattcaagtttattactgaAGATAGCTCACCAAATACTGATTCAGTGGAAGTGAACTGTGTTGAACATGAACTAGCAGAACCCGTGTCAAGTTGCGGAATCAGGCGTAGGCAAAAAAGAAAGATTCAGTGA
- the LOC141596496 gene encoding SEC12-like protein 2, giving the protein MATPEARNIQRYGVPLYGASWVPQSAVADKTSGDTDETVGEYAVLAGGGGEGNSGIPNALLLSQFDRSANSLSAQPVVQHGTGADLPYRMAVHPRGDGLIASFPNSCRWFDWENVENGELGIRPSDRVLTLLEDVGQQLALAFSEDGSLLAVGGEDGKLRVFKWPSMELILNDGEAYKVVKDLHFSIDGKYLVTLGSGGPCRVWDVTTSTVVATLLKENDEVFRFCRFSQSIDRDQVLYIIAFQGKGVNVISWRTDTWKRISSKQVVRDSVTAFDASIDGKLLAVGTNEGSIMVLNSSNMKLQMTLKKAHLGLVTALAFSRDSRALCSASMDASVRVTVVEDKSPNGFNYWIIVLIIILALIAYYLKNQGFLPESLPFH; this is encoded by the exons ATGGCGACACCTGAAGCTCGCAACATTCAGAGATATGGCGTCCCACTCTACGGCGCCTCCTGGGTCCCACAATCCGCCGTCGCCGACAAAACTTCCGGCGACACCGACGAAACTGTCGGAGAATACGCGGTCCTCGCCGGCGGCGGTGGCGAAGGCAACAGCGGCATTCCCAACGCACTTCTCCTCTCGCAATTCGATCGCTCCGCTAATTCTCTCTCCGCGCAACCT GTAGTTCAACATGGAACTGGTGCTGATTTGCCATACAGGATGGCAGTTCATCCTCGCGGTGACGGTCTTATTGCTTCCTTTCCGAATAGCTGCCG GTGGTTTGATTGGGAGAATGTTGAAAATGGTGAGCTAGGTATAAGACCATCTGATCGCGTGCTTACTCTGTTGGAGGATGTAGGACAACAGTTGGCTTTGGCTTTCAGTGAAGATGGTTCTTTGCTTGCTGTTGGCGGTGAG GATGGCAAGCTAAGGGTCTTCAAGTGGCCTAGCATGGAACTCATACTTAATGACGGGGAAGCCTATAAAGTTGTAAAAGACTTACATTTCAG CATAGATGGGAAGTATCTTGTTACTTTGGGAAGCGGCGGGCCTTGCAGGGTATGGGATGTTACTACATCTACAGTTGTGGCTACTTTACTCAAGGAGAAT GATGAAGTTTTTAGGTTCTGTAGGTTTTCTCAAAGTATTGATAGAGACCAGGTCTTGTACATCATAGCATTTCAAG GTAAAGGCGTTAATGTAATATCTTGGAGAACTGACACCTGGAAGAGGATTAGCTCGAAACAAGTTGTCCGTGATTCAGTTACTGCATTTGATGCCTCAATTGATGGGAAACTTCTTGCCGT AGGGACCAATGAAGGAAGTATTATGGTCTTGAACTCGTCAAACATGAAGTTACAGATGACTTTGAAGAAGGCACACCTGGGCCTAGTAACTGCATTGGCGTTCTCACGTGACTCAAG GGCTTTGTGTTCCGCATCGATGGATGCAAGCGTGAGAGTAACAGTGGTTGAAGACAAGAGTCCTAATG GTTTCAATTACTGGATCATTGTTTTGATCATAATCCTTGCATTAATTGCGTACTATTTGAAGAACCAAGGTTTCTTACCAGAAAGCCTTCCGTTTCACTAA
- the LOC141596497 gene encoding heavy metal-associated isoprenylated plant protein 4, translating to MAKEAAKEAVKDAVSAAIYKVNLHCPECAVKIKKPLLRIQGVRSVDTNFDKSEVKVVGIIDSKKIHERIEKLSKKKVELLKVEENFKETVVVEKVVKETKTPVLFASIVKAHLHCDQCEADFRRKLLRHKGIYKVTSDIKAQTLAIEGLLEGEKLVNHIRKKLHKHAELVSSKEIKKEEKKEEKKEEKKVEKKEEVKKVEETKITTKTIDVTEVKDVQEKLKAANTPYIIHYVYAPQWFSDEDPNACSLM from the exons ATGGCGAAAGAAGCCGCAAAAGAAGCGGTAAAAGATGCTGTCTCGGCAGCAATTTACAAAGTTAATCTGCATTGCCCCGAGTGTGCTGTCAAGATCAAGAAACCCCTCCTAAGGATTCAAG GAGTACGTAGCGTGGATACGAATTTCGACAAGAGTGAAGTAAAGGTGGTTGGAATTATTGATTCAAAGAAAATTCACGAGAGAATAGAGAAGTTGAGCAAGAAGAAGGTTGAGTTGCTCAAAGTTGAAGAAAACTTCAAGGAGACGGTGGTTGTAGAGAAAGTTGTTAAGGAGACCAAAACT CCAGTTTTATTTGCCAGCATAGTGAAGGCACATTTGCATTGTGATCAATGTGAGGCTGATTTTCGGAGGAAGTTACTCAGGCACAAAG GGATTTACAAAGTTACATCAGATATAAAAGCTCAAACCCTAGCGATCGAGGGACTCCTTGAAGGAGAAAAACTAGTAAATCACATTCGAAAAAAGCTCCACAAACATGCAGAACTTGTAAGTTCAAAGGAGAtaaagaaagaagagaagaaagaagaaaaaaaggaagagaagaaaGTAGAGAAGAAAGAAGAGGTGAAGAAGGTAGAAGAAACTAAAATTACGACGAAAACCATAGATGTTACTGAAGTAAAAGACGTGCAAGAAAAACTTAAAGCTGCTAATACTCCCTACATAATTCACTATGTTTATGCGCCTCAATGGTTTAGTGATGAAGATCCTAATGCTTGTTCCTTAATGTAG